In Burkholderia gladioli, a genomic segment contains:
- the glmM gene encoding phosphoglucosamine mutase codes for MGRRYFGTDGIRGLVGESPITPDFVLRLGYAAGKVLAHSKARAASGRPTVLIGKDTRVSGYMLEAALEAGFSAAGVDVMLAGPMPTPGVAYLTRALRLAAGVVISASHNPYHDNGIKFFSADGNKLPDETEAEIEAWLDKPLACEASDGLGKARRLDDANGRYIEFCKSTFPASFDLRGMKLVVDCANGAAYQIAPHVFHELGADIVPIGVKPNGFNINDKVGATAPEALIAAVKENGADLGIALDGDADRLLVVDAAGRLYNGDELLYVLAKDRIETDGKVPGAVGTLMTNLAVEVALGKLGVPFVRAAVGDRYVLEQLRERGWQLGAEGSGHILSLDRHSTGDGIVSALLVLAALKRSGKTLAELLEGVALFPQTLINVRMKAGADWKGESSIQAAIAAAERELGESGRVLIRASGTEPVLRVMVEAREAADAQRHAEAIAGAVRLATA; via the coding sequence ATGGGACGTCGTTATTTCGGTACGGACGGGATCCGCGGCCTGGTCGGCGAGTCGCCGATCACGCCCGACTTCGTGCTGCGGCTCGGTTACGCGGCCGGCAAGGTGCTCGCGCATTCGAAGGCGCGCGCGGCGAGTGGCCGCCCGACCGTGCTGATCGGCAAGGACACGCGCGTCTCGGGCTACATGCTCGAGGCCGCGCTCGAGGCGGGCTTCTCGGCCGCCGGCGTGGACGTGATGCTGGCCGGGCCGATGCCCACGCCGGGTGTCGCCTACCTGACGCGCGCGCTGCGCCTGGCCGCGGGCGTGGTGATCAGCGCCTCGCACAATCCCTATCACGACAACGGCATCAAGTTCTTCTCGGCCGACGGCAACAAGCTGCCGGACGAGACCGAGGCCGAGATCGAGGCCTGGCTCGACAAGCCGCTCGCCTGCGAAGCCTCCGACGGGCTCGGCAAGGCGCGCCGGCTCGACGACGCCAACGGCCGCTACATCGAGTTCTGCAAGAGCACCTTCCCGGCCTCGTTCGACCTGCGCGGCATGAAGCTGGTGGTCGATTGCGCCAACGGCGCGGCCTACCAGATCGCGCCGCACGTGTTCCACGAACTGGGCGCCGACATCGTGCCGATCGGCGTCAAGCCGAACGGCTTCAACATCAACGACAAGGTCGGCGCGACCGCGCCCGAGGCGCTGATCGCGGCCGTCAAGGAAAACGGCGCCGATCTCGGCATCGCGCTGGACGGCGACGCCGACCGCCTGCTGGTGGTCGACGCGGCCGGCCGTCTCTACAACGGCGACGAGCTGCTCTACGTGCTGGCGAAGGATCGCATCGAGACCGACGGCAAGGTGCCGGGCGCGGTCGGCACGCTGATGACGAACCTCGCGGTCGAGGTTGCGCTCGGCAAGCTCGGCGTGCCCTTCGTGCGCGCCGCGGTGGGCGACCGCTACGTGCTCGAGCAGTTGCGCGAGCGCGGCTGGCAGCTCGGCGCCGAGGGCTCGGGCCATATCCTCTCACTCGACCGCCATTCGACCGGCGACGGCATCGTCTCGGCGCTGTTGGTGCTGGCGGCGCTCAAGCGCAGCGGCAAGACGCTGGCCGAACTGCTCGAGGGCGTGGCGCTGTTCCCGCAGACGCTGATCAATGTGCGCATGAAGGCCGGCGCCGACTGGAAGGGCGAGAGCTCGATCCAGGCGGCGATCGCCGCGGCCGAGCGCGAGCTCGGCGAGAGCGGGCGCGTGCTGATCCGCGCCTCGGGCACCGAGCCGGTGCTGCGCGTGATGGTCGAGGCGCGCGAGGCGGCCGATGCCCAGCGCCATGCCGAGGCGATCGCCGGCGCGGTGCGGCTCGCGACGGCCTGA
- the pstS gene encoding phosphate ABC transporter substrate-binding protein PstS — MKLMQTAFAGLAGALFAVAAHAVDVTGAGSTFAAPIYSKWAAEYQQTGGAKINYQGIGSSGGLKQIDAKTVDFAGSDAPLKDDELAQKGLFQFPTVVGGIVPVVNVPGIKAGEITLSGEVLGDIYLGKIKKWNDPAIAALNPKAKLPDLDIAVVRRADGSGTSFIWTNYLSKVNDEWKTKVGEGTTVNWPTGTGGKGNDGVAAFVQRLPGAIGYVESAYAKKNSMIYVDLKNASGAVVTPDAKTFAAAAAGANWSKSFYQILTNEQGKDAWPIVGATFVLLHTKQDKPEQGAETLKFFDWAFKNGGKAATDLDYISLPASVTAEIRKQWKTKVTDASGKPVAE, encoded by the coding sequence ATGAAATTGATGCAAACCGCGTTTGCTGGTCTGGCCGGCGCGCTCTTCGCTGTCGCCGCTCACGCAGTCGACGTCACCGGCGCGGGCAGCACCTTCGCAGCCCCGATCTACTCGAAGTGGGCCGCCGAATACCAGCAAACCGGTGGCGCGAAGATCAACTACCAGGGCATTGGCTCGTCCGGCGGCCTGAAGCAGATCGACGCCAAGACGGTTGACTTCGCGGGCTCGGACGCGCCGCTGAAGGACGACGAACTCGCTCAGAAGGGCCTGTTCCAGTTCCCGACGGTGGTCGGCGGCATCGTTCCCGTGGTGAACGTCCCGGGCATCAAGGCCGGCGAAATCACGCTGTCGGGCGAAGTGCTCGGCGACATCTATCTGGGCAAGATCAAGAAGTGGAACGACCCGGCGATCGCCGCGCTGAACCCGAAGGCCAAGCTGCCGGACCTGGACATCGCCGTGGTTCGCCGCGCTGACGGTTCGGGCACCTCGTTCATCTGGACGAACTACCTCTCGAAGGTCAACGACGAGTGGAAGACCAAGGTCGGCGAAGGCACCACGGTCAACTGGCCGACCGGCACGGGCGGCAAGGGCAACGACGGCGTCGCCGCCTTCGTGCAGCGCCTGCCGGGCGCGATCGGCTATGTCGAATCGGCCTACGCGAAGAAGAACTCGATGATCTACGTCGACCTGAAGAACGCCTCGGGCGCCGTGGTCACGCCGGACGCGAAGACCTTCGCGGCAGCCGCTGCCGGCGCGAACTGGTCGAAGTCGTTCTACCAGATCCTGACGAACGAGCAGGGCAAGGACGCATGGCCGATCGTCGGCGCGACCTTCGTGCTGCTGCACACCAAGCAGGACAAGCCGGAGCAGGGCGCCGAAACGCTCAAGTTCTTCGACTGGGCCTTCAAGAACGGCGGCAAGGCCGCGACGGACCTGGACTACATCTCGCTGCCGGCATCGGTCACGGCCGAGATCCGCAAGCAGTGGAAGACCAAGGTGACGGACGCGTCGGGCAAGCCGGTCGCGGAATAA
- the pstC gene encoding phosphate ABC transporter permease PstC, with product MSDIPLTSRPAGQMRAPGRLGDVIFGGLTRIAAVVTLLVLGGIIVSLIIASLPTIEKFGLGFLWRSEWDPNADVYGALVPIYGTIATSLIALIIAVPVSFGIALFLTELSPVWLRRPLGIAIELLAAIPSIVYGMWGLLVFAPIFAAWFQKPLGQILGPVPFIGALFQGPPIGIGLLCAGVILAIMIIPYIASVMRDVFEVTPVLLKESAYGIGCTTWEVMWKIVLPYTKSGVIGGVMLGLGRALGETMAVTFVIGNTNLLDNISLFSPGNSITSALANEFAEAAPGLHTSALMELGLILFVITFIVLTISKLMLLRLQKGEGKK from the coding sequence ATGTCCGACATTCCTCTCACGTCACGCCCCGCCGGCCAGATGCGCGCGCCCGGCCGGCTCGGCGACGTCATCTTCGGCGGCCTCACGCGCATCGCCGCGGTGGTGACCCTGCTGGTGCTCGGCGGCATCATCGTCTCGCTGATCATCGCCTCGCTGCCGACCATCGAGAAGTTTGGCCTCGGTTTCCTCTGGCGGTCCGAATGGGACCCCAACGCCGACGTCTACGGCGCGCTGGTGCCCATCTACGGCACCATCGCCACCTCGCTGATCGCGCTGATCATCGCCGTGCCGGTCAGCTTCGGCATCGCCCTGTTCCTGACCGAGCTGTCGCCCGTGTGGCTGCGACGCCCGCTCGGCATCGCCATCGAATTGCTCGCCGCGATCCCCTCGATCGTCTACGGCATGTGGGGCCTGCTGGTGTTCGCGCCGATCTTCGCGGCCTGGTTCCAGAAGCCGCTCGGCCAGATCCTCGGCCCCGTGCCCTTCATCGGCGCGCTGTTCCAGGGCCCGCCGATCGGCATCGGCCTGCTCTGCGCCGGCGTGATCCTGGCGATCATGATCATCCCGTACATCGCCTCGGTGATGCGCGACGTGTTCGAGGTCACCCCGGTGTTGCTCAAGGAATCGGCCTACGGCATCGGCTGCACGACCTGGGAAGTGATGTGGAAGATCGTGCTGCCCTACACCAAGAGCGGCGTGATCGGCGGCGTGATGCTCGGCCTGGGCCGCGCGCTCGGCGAGACCATGGCCGTCACCTTCGTGATCGGCAACACCAACCTGCTCGACAACATCTCGCTGTTCTCGCCGGGCAACAGCATCACCTCGGCGCTCGCCAATGAATTCGCGGAAGCCGCGCCGGGCCTGCATACCTCGGCGCTGATGGAACTCGGCCTGATCCTGTTCGTGATCACCTTCATCGTGCTGACGATCTCGAAACTGATGCTGCTGCGCCTCCAGAAGGGAGAAGGCAAGAAATGA
- the pstA gene encoding phosphate ABC transporter permease PstA: protein MSKRVLNMPGGQSGAALEAMRSRLQARRKRTNAVALTLSLAAMAFGLIWLVWILYTTLHLGIGGLSVELFTQSTPAPDSEGGGLANAIVGSLMLVALGTLVGTPIGVLAGVYLAEYGQKNWLASLMRFINDILLSAPSIVVGLFVYAVVVAPSGRFSGWAGVISLALLQVPIVIRTTENMLNLVPNALREASFALGTPKWRMIMKITLRASIGGIITGVLLAVARIAGETAPLLFTALSNQFFSVDMSKPIANLPVTIYKFAMSPFAQWQSLAWAGVFLITLGVLGLNILARSIFSKK from the coding sequence ATGAGCAAACGCGTCCTGAACATGCCGGGCGGCCAGTCCGGCGCCGCGCTCGAAGCGATGCGCTCGCGCCTGCAGGCGCGCCGCAAGCGCACCAATGCCGTCGCGCTGACCCTCTCGCTGGCCGCGATGGCCTTCGGCCTGATCTGGCTCGTCTGGATCCTCTACACCACGCTGCACCTGGGCATCGGCGGCCTGTCGGTCGAGCTGTTCACGCAGTCGACGCCGGCGCCGGACAGCGAAGGTGGTGGCCTGGCCAACGCGATCGTCGGCAGCCTGATGCTGGTCGCGCTCGGCACCCTGGTCGGCACCCCGATCGGCGTGCTGGCCGGCGTCTACCTGGCCGAATACGGCCAGAAGAACTGGCTCGCGAGCCTGATGCGCTTCATCAACGACATCCTGCTGTCGGCTCCCTCGATCGTGGTCGGCCTGTTCGTCTACGCGGTGGTGGTGGCGCCCTCGGGCCGCTTCTCGGGCTGGGCCGGGGTGATCTCGCTGGCGCTGCTGCAGGTGCCGATCGTGATCCGCACCACCGAGAACATGCTGAACCTGGTACCCAACGCGCTGCGCGAGGCCTCGTTCGCGCTCGGCACGCCGAAGTGGCGCATGATCATGAAGATCACGCTGCGCGCCTCGATCGGCGGCATCATCACGGGCGTGCTGCTGGCGGTGGCGCGGATCGCCGGCGAAACGGCGCCGCTGCTGTTCACGGCACTGTCGAACCAGTTCTTCTCGGTCGACATGTCCAAGCCGATCGCCAATCTGCCCGTCACGATCTACAAGTTCGCGATGAGCCCGTTCGCGCAGTGGCAATCGCTCGCCTGGGCGGGCGTCTTCCTGATCACGCTGGGAGTGCTGGGACTGAACATCCTGGCGCGCTCGATCTTCTCGAAAAAGTAA
- the pstB gene encoding phosphate ABC transporter ATP-binding protein PstB has translation MNMAESHLNPIEHGSAPAGGNAANGQRPLAPLDAKIEVNNLNFFYNKFHALKNVNLRIPEGKVTAFIGPSGCGKSTLLRTFNKMYALYPEQRAEGAIMMDGENLLESKQDISLLRARIGMVFQKPTPFPMSIYDNIAFGVKMFEKLTRSEMDDRVEWALTKAALWNEVKDKLSQSGYGLSGGQQQRLCIARGIAIRPEVLLLDEPCSALDPISTGRIEELIAELKSDYTVVIVTHNMQQAARCSDYTAYMYLGELIEFGDTEKIFIKPARKETEDYITGRFG, from the coding sequence ATGAACATGGCAGAAAGCCACCTGAATCCGATCGAACACGGCAGCGCGCCCGCCGGCGGCAACGCGGCAAACGGCCAGCGCCCGCTCGCCCCGCTCGACGCGAAGATCGAAGTCAACAACCTTAACTTCTTCTACAACAAGTTCCACGCGCTGAAGAACGTCAACCTGCGCATTCCCGAAGGCAAGGTGACCGCCTTCATCGGCCCGTCGGGCTGCGGGAAGTCGACGCTGCTGCGCACCTTCAACAAGATGTACGCGCTCTATCCCGAGCAGCGTGCCGAAGGCGCGATCATGATGGACGGCGAGAACCTGCTGGAGTCGAAGCAGGACATCTCGCTGCTGCGCGCGCGCATCGGCATGGTGTTCCAGAAGCCGACCCCGTTCCCGATGTCGATCTATGACAACATCGCGTTCGGCGTGAAGATGTTCGAGAAGCTCACGCGCTCGGAAATGGACGACCGCGTCGAGTGGGCCCTGACCAAGGCCGCGCTCTGGAACGAGGTGAAGGACAAGCTCAGCCAGAGCGGCTACGGCCTGTCGGGTGGCCAGCAGCAGCGTCTTTGCATCGCGCGCGGCATCGCGATCCGCCCGGAAGTGCTGCTGCTCGACGAGCCGTGCTCGGCGCTCGACCCGATCTCCACCGGCCGCATCGAGGAGCTGATCGCCGAGCTCAAGAGCGACTACACGGTGGTGATCGTCACGCACAACATGCAGCAGGCGGCGCGTTGCTCGGACTACACGGCCTACATGTACCTGGGCGAGCTGATCGAGTTCGGCGACACCGAGAAGATCTTCATCAAGCCGGCCCGCAAGGAAACGGAAGACTACATCACCGGCCGTTTCGGTTGA
- the phoU gene encoding phosphate signaling complex protein PhoU: MTDKHLSSQFDADLNAVSSKVLEMGGLVEAQITEAIHALNEFDREAAERVIANEDRLNLMEVEIDEECGNIIARRQPAARDLRLLMSISKTITNLERAGDEAEKIAKRVRRLADEPIARGVNIAEIKVSGEMAVTILRRALDAFARLDTVAAAQIVKDDKEIDLEFRAFVRKLVSYMQEDPRTISVGLDFLFIAKAIERVGDHAKNIAEFIIYIVKGTDVRHQPRDLLDREANS; the protein is encoded by the coding sequence ATGACCGACAAGCATCTGTCCAGCCAGTTCGACGCCGACCTCAACGCGGTGTCGTCCAAGGTCCTGGAAATGGGCGGCCTCGTCGAGGCCCAGATCACCGAGGCGATACACGCGCTCAACGAGTTCGACCGCGAAGCGGCCGAGCGCGTGATCGCCAACGAGGATCGCCTGAACCTGATGGAAGTCGAGATCGACGAGGAGTGCGGCAACATCATCGCGCGCCGCCAGCCGGCCGCGCGCGACCTGCGCCTCCTGATGTCGATCTCCAAGACCATCACCAACCTCGAGCGCGCCGGCGACGAGGCCGAGAAGATCGCCAAGCGCGTGCGGCGCCTGGCCGACGAGCCGATCGCCCGCGGCGTGAACATCGCCGAGATCAAGGTCTCGGGCGAGATGGCCGTGACCATCCTGCGCCGCGCGCTCGACGCGTTCGCGCGCCTGGACACGGTGGCCGCCGCGCAGATCGTCAAGGACGACAAGGAAATCGACCTGGAATTCCGCGCCTTCGTGCGCAAGCTGGTCTCCTACATGCAGGAAGACCCGCGCACCATCTCGGTCGGGCTCGACTTCCTGTTCATCGCCAAGGCGATCGAGCGGGTCGGCGACCATGCCAAGAACATCGCGGAATTCATCATCTACATCGTGAAGGGCACCGACGTGCGGCACCAGCCGCGCGACCTGCTCGATCGCGAAGCCAATAGTTAA
- the phoB gene encoding phosphate regulon transcriptional regulator PhoB yields MPSNILVIEDEPAISELISVNLQHAGHCAIRAYNAEQAQNLISDVLPDLVLLDWMLPGKSGIAFARELRNNERTKHIPIIMLTARGDEQDKVLGLEIGADDYVTKPFSPKELMARIKAVLRRRAPQLTEDVVSINGLRLDPATHRVAAAAEGNEIKLDLGPTEFRLLHFFMTHPERVHSRTQLLDQVWGDHVFVEERTVDVHIKRLRAALKPAGCDAMIETVRGSGYRLAKHA; encoded by the coding sequence ATGCCCAGCAACATTCTCGTCATCGAAGATGAGCCCGCGATCTCCGAATTGATTTCGGTGAACCTTCAGCACGCGGGACATTGTGCGATTCGCGCGTACAACGCGGAGCAGGCCCAGAACCTGATCAGCGACGTGCTGCCTGATCTGGTCCTGCTCGACTGGATGCTGCCGGGCAAGTCGGGGATCGCCTTCGCGCGCGAACTGCGCAACAACGAGCGTACCAAGCACATCCCGATCATTATGCTGACCGCGCGCGGCGACGAGCAGGACAAGGTGCTCGGCCTGGAGATCGGTGCCGACGACTACGTCACCAAGCCGTTCTCGCCCAAGGAGCTGATGGCGCGCATCAAGGCGGTGCTGCGCCGCCGCGCCCCGCAGCTGACCGAGGACGTGGTCTCGATCAACGGCCTGCGCCTGGACCCGGCCACGCACCGGGTGGCGGCCGCCGCCGAGGGCAACGAGATCAAGCTCGACCTCGGCCCGACCGAGTTCCGCCTGCTGCACTTCTTCATGACGCATCCGGAGCGCGTGCACAGCCGCACCCAGCTGCTCGACCAGGTGTGGGGCGACCATGTGTTCGTCGAGGAACGCACCGTCGACGTCCATATCAAGCGCCTGCGCGCGGCCCTCAAGCCGGCCGGCTGCGATGCTATGATCGAAACCGTGCGCGGCAGCGGCTACCGCCTCGCCAAGCACGCATGA
- the phoR gene encoding phosphate regulon sensor histidine kinase PhoR gives MNIIWARFLVSLVLLALVATLAGATIGVRAGLAVAVVLLVAQAFFSTFHTQQLWRLLDAPVYGEVPSAPGIWGEIYYRLHKLAKQWHAQVRQVEQQHSRFIQAIQASPNGVAMLDDHDQIEWCNAIAELHFGLDAKRDLRQHITHLVRHPDFVRYLNAQHYDEMLVMRGMGEGRQHVIAVQVFPYGDNRKLLLTQDITEVERTDAMRRDFVANVSHELKTPLTVLSGFLETLRELPLSDEERARYLDMMEQQAGRMRKIVTDLLVLAKLEGEGKPPTDKPVDMDDVLGHLEDVAQTLSAGHHEISFEIDDTLSVTGAETEIFSALGNLVTNAVRYTPEGGKIRVCWRRDGSQAVFSVKDSGFGIPAEDLPRLTERFYRVDRSRSRDTGGTGLGLAIVKHVLQRHDGQLLIQSEEGRGSTFTARFPAQRTVVRRPRAA, from the coding sequence ATGAACATCATCTGGGCGCGCTTTCTGGTGTCGCTCGTCCTGCTCGCGCTGGTCGCGACGCTGGCCGGCGCGACGATCGGCGTGCGCGCCGGCCTGGCCGTGGCCGTCGTGCTGCTGGTCGCGCAGGCATTCTTCAGCACCTTCCACACCCAGCAGCTCTGGCGCCTGCTCGATGCGCCCGTGTACGGCGAAGTGCCGAGCGCGCCGGGCATCTGGGGCGAGATCTACTACCGCCTGCACAAGCTCGCCAAGCAATGGCACGCCCAGGTGCGCCAGGTCGAGCAGCAGCATTCGCGCTTCATCCAGGCGATCCAGGCCTCGCCCAACGGCGTGGCCATGCTCGACGACCATGACCAGATCGAGTGGTGCAATGCGATCGCCGAGCTGCATTTCGGGCTCGACGCCAAGCGCGACCTGCGCCAGCACATCACCCACCTGGTCCGCCATCCCGACTTCGTGCGCTATCTGAATGCCCAGCACTACGACGAGATGCTGGTGATGCGCGGCATGGGCGAGGGGCGCCAGCACGTGATCGCGGTGCAGGTGTTCCCCTATGGCGACAACCGCAAGCTGCTGCTCACCCAGGACATCACCGAGGTCGAGCGCACCGACGCGATGCGCCGCGACTTCGTCGCCAACGTCTCGCACGAGCTGAAGACGCCGCTCACGGTGCTCTCGGGCTTCCTCGAGACGCTGCGCGAACTGCCGCTGTCGGACGAGGAGCGCGCGCGCTACCTCGACATGATGGAGCAGCAGGCCGGGCGCATGCGCAAGATCGTCACCGACCTGCTGGTGCTGGCCAAGCTCGAGGGCGAGGGCAAGCCGCCGACCGACAAGCCGGTCGACATGGACGACGTGCTCGGCCACCTGGAGGACGTCGCGCAGACGCTGTCGGCCGGCCATCACGAAATCTCCTTCGAGATCGACGACACGCTCAGCGTGACGGGCGCCGAGACCGAGATCTTCAGCGCGCTCGGCAACCTGGTGACCAATGCGGTGCGCTACACGCCCGAGGGCGGCAAGATCCGCGTCTGCTGGCGCCGCGACGGCTCGCAGGCGGTGTTCTCGGTGAAGGACAGTGGCTTCGGGATCCCGGCCGAGGACCTGCCGCGGCTCACCGAGCGTTTCTATCGCGTCGACCGCAGCCGCTCGCGCGATACCGGCGGCACCGGCCTGGGCCTGGCGATCGTCAAGCACGTGCTGCAGCGCCACGACGGCCAGTTGCTGATCCAGAGCGAGGAAGGGCGGGGCAGCACCTTCACGGCGCGCTTCCCGGCGCAGCGCACGGTGGTGCGCCGGCCGCGCGCGGCCTGA
- the ppk1 gene encoding polyphosphate kinase 1, with product MSIRYPLLNRELGILGFNERVLAQAADPQVPLLERLRFICITSSNLDEFFEVRMAGLQEQMRDNPGALSPDGMSLQHVYDLVVDRAQRLVHKQYAMLHETIFPALETEGIYFHGTDTWSEAQLEWARAYFLDELLPVLTPIGLDPAHPFPRVLNKSLNFVVELEGRDAFGRQALLGIVQAPRALPRLVRMPQELSGFRHGFVLLSSLMQRFVGELFPKLVVRSCNQFRITRNSELFVDEDEITNLRVALQGELPARHLGNAVRLEVSADTPAHIVRRLLDESELNERDCYRADGPVNLVRLMQLPDLVDLPELKFVPHTPSTPAAIANDTSMFDAIDRGDILLHHPYESFQPVLELLREAAKDPNVVAIKQTIYRTGTDSPLMDALMEAARNGKEVTVVVELLARFDEETNINWASRLEAVGAHVVYGVVGHKCHAKMVLIVRREKRGGKTVLRRYVHLGTGNYHPRTARLYTDFGLMTAEPRICEDVHHVFQQLTGIGGELKLHELWQSPFTLHPKLIEGIRNEIANARAGKRARIVAKMNALLEPSVIAELYEASQAGVKVDLIVRGVCALQPGVPGLSENITVRSIIGRFLEHHRIYYFHAGGAEQVYLSSADWMDRNLFRRVEVAFPIHDRKLKRRVIAEGLSVFLGDNQSAWVMQSDGHYKRRRSGKTRRSAQLGLLEKFGG from the coding sequence ATGTCCATCCGCTACCCGCTGCTCAACCGTGAACTAGGCATCCTCGGCTTCAACGAGCGCGTGCTGGCGCAGGCCGCCGATCCGCAGGTGCCGCTGCTCGAGCGGCTGCGCTTCATCTGCATCACCAGCAGCAACCTCGACGAATTCTTCGAAGTCCGGATGGCCGGGCTGCAGGAGCAGATGCGCGACAACCCGGGCGCGCTGTCGCCCGACGGCATGTCCCTGCAGCATGTCTACGACCTGGTGGTGGACCGCGCGCAACGCCTGGTGCACAAGCAGTACGCGATGCTGCACGAGACCATCTTCCCGGCGCTCGAGACCGAAGGCATCTATTTCCACGGCACCGATACCTGGAGCGAGGCGCAGCTCGAATGGGCGCGCGCCTACTTCCTCGACGAACTGCTGCCGGTGCTCACGCCGATCGGGCTCGATCCGGCCCATCCGTTCCCGCGCGTGCTCAACAAGAGCCTGAACTTCGTGGTCGAGCTGGAAGGCCGCGACGCCTTCGGCCGCCAGGCTCTGCTCGGCATCGTGCAGGCGCCGCGCGCGCTGCCGCGCCTGGTGCGCATGCCGCAGGAGCTGTCGGGCTTCCGTCACGGCTTCGTGCTGCTCAGCTCGCTGATGCAGCGCTTCGTGGGCGAGCTGTTCCCGAAGCTGGTGGTCAGGAGCTGCAACCAGTTCCGCATCACGCGCAACAGCGAGCTGTTCGTCGACGAGGACGAGATCACCAACCTGCGCGTGGCGCTGCAGGGCGAACTGCCGGCGCGCCACCTCGGCAACGCCGTGCGGCTCGAAGTGTCGGCCGACACGCCGGCCCATATCGTGCGCCGCCTGCTCGACGAGAGCGAGCTCAACGAGCGCGATTGCTATCGGGCCGACGGCCCGGTCAACCTGGTGCGGTTGATGCAGCTGCCCGACCTGGTCGACCTGCCCGAGCTGAAGTTCGTGCCGCACACGCCGTCCACGCCGGCGGCCATCGCCAACGACACCTCGATGTTCGACGCGATCGATCGCGGCGACATCCTGCTGCATCATCCCTACGAGAGCTTCCAGCCGGTGCTGGAGCTGCTGCGCGAGGCGGCCAAGGATCCCAACGTGGTCGCGATCAAGCAGACCATCTACCGCACCGGCACCGATTCGCCGCTGATGGACGCGCTGATGGAAGCCGCGCGCAACGGCAAGGAAGTGACGGTGGTGGTCGAGCTGCTGGCGCGCTTCGACGAGGAAACCAACATCAACTGGGCCTCGCGCCTGGAGGCGGTGGGCGCGCACGTGGTGTACGGCGTGGTGGGCCACAAGTGCCACGCCAAGATGGTGCTGATCGTGCGCCGCGAGAAGCGTGGCGGCAAGACCGTGCTGCGCCGCTACGTGCACCTGGGCACCGGCAACTACCATCCGCGCACGGCGCGCCTCTATACCGACTTCGGGCTGATGACGGCCGAGCCGAGGATCTGCGAGGACGTCCACCACGTGTTCCAGCAGCTCACCGGCATCGGCGGCGAGCTCAAGCTGCACGAGCTGTGGCAGTCGCCGTTCACGCTGCATCCGAAGCTGATCGAGGGGATCCGCAACGAGATCGCCAATGCGCGCGCCGGCAAGCGCGCGCGCATCGTCGCCAAGATGAACGCGCTGCTCGAACCCTCGGTGATCGCCGAACTCTACGAGGCCTCGCAGGCCGGCGTGAAGGTCGACCTGATCGTGCGCGGCGTGTGCGCGCTGCAGCCGGGCGTGCCGGGCCTCTCGGAGAACATCACGGTGCGCTCGATCATCGGGCGCTTCCTGGAGCATCACCGGATCTACTACTTCCATGCCGGCGGCGCCGAGCAGGTCTACCTGTCGAGCGCGGACTGGATGGATCGCAACCTGTTCCGCCGCGTCGAGGTGGCCTTCCCGATCCACGATCGCAAGCTCAAGCGCCGCGTGATCGCCGAGGGCCTGTCGGTATTCCTCGGCGACAATCAATCGGCCTGGGTGATGCAGAGCGACGGCCACTACAAGCGCCGCCGCTCGGGCAAGACCCGGCGCAGCGCGCAGCTCGGCCTGCTGGAGAAGTTCGGCGGCTGA